In Oryza brachyantha chromosome 1, ObraRS2, whole genome shotgun sequence, the following are encoded in one genomic region:
- the LOC102713591 gene encoding probable polygalacturonase: MRRAGACVMGRRRWCLLVAVAVALSAAVGAGAQETCSGIVPAPPRRGAWVSVASFGGGAGDGRTLSTAAFQAAVASIERRRAPGGALLYVPPGVWLTGPFNLTSHMTLFLARGAVIRATQDTSSWPLIEPLPSYGRGRELPGGRYMSLIHGNGLQDVVITGENGTIDGQGSAWWDMWKKGTLSFTRPHLLELMNSSDVVVSNVVFQDSPFWNIHPVYCSNLVIRNVTILAPHDSPNTDGIDPDSSSNVCIEDCYISTGDDLIAIKSGWDEYGMAYGRPSSHITVRRITGSSPFAGFAVGSETSGGVEHILAEHLNFVSSGFGIHIKTNTGRGGFIRNVTVSDVTLDTVRYGLRIAGDVGGHPDDRYDRNALPVVDGLTIKNVQGQNIREAGSIKGIATSAFSRICLSNVKFNGGTPVRPWKCEAVSGAALDVQPSPCTELTSTSGMSFCTNSL; the protein is encoded by the exons ATGAGGCGGGCGGGAGCGTGTGTTatggggaggcggcggtggtgtctgctggtggcggtggcggttgcgCTGTCTGCGGCGGTCGGCGCCGGGGCGCAGGAGACGTGCTCCGGGATtgtgccggcgccgccgcggcgcggggcgTGGGTGTCGGTGGCcagcttcggcggcggcgccggcgacgggcggacGCTGAGCACGGCGGCGTTCCAGGCCGCCGTCGCGAGCATCGAGCGGCGCCGCGCACCGGGCGGCGCGCTGCTGTACGTGCCGCCCGGGGTGTGGCTCACTGGGCCCTTCAACCTCACCTCCCACATGACGCTCTTCCTCGCGCGCGGCGCCGTCATCCGCGCCACCCAG GATACGTCAAGCTGGCCGCTGATTGAACCATTGCCGTCATATGGGAGAGGGCGTGAGCTTCCCGGTGGAAGATACATGAGTTTGATCCATGGCAATGGTCTTCAGGACGTTGTCATTACAG GCGAGAATGGAACTATCGACGGCCAAGGGAGTGCATGGTGGGACATGTGGAAGAAGGGCACGCTATCCTTCACTAGGCCTCACTTGCTCGAGCTGATGAACTCTTCTGATGTTGTCGTCTCCAATGTCGTATTCCAGGATTCACCATTTTGGAACATACATCCTGTTTACTGCAG CAATTTGGTGATAAGAAATGTGACTATACTAGCTCCCCATGACTCACCCAACACTGATGGAATTGATCCAG ATTCCAGCAGCAACGTCTGCATCGAGGACTGCTACATTTCGACGGGAGATGATCTGATCGCCATCAAGAGTGGCTGGGACGAGTATGGCATGGCCTACGGGCGCCCCAGCTCGCACATCACCGTCCGGCGGATCACCGGCTCCTCCCCTTTCGCCGGCTTCGCCGTCGGGAGCGAGACGTCCGGCGGCGTGGAGCACATCCTCGCCGAGCACCTGAACTTCGTCAGCTCGGGATTCGGCATCCACATCAAGACCAACACCGGCCGGGGAGGGTTCATCCGGAACGTCACCGTCTCCGACGTGACGCTGGACACCGTCCGCTACGGCCTGAGGATCGCCGGCGATGTCGGTGGCCACCCCGACGACCGCTACGACCGGAACGCGCTCCCGGTGGTGGACGGCCTGACGATCAAGAACGTCCAGGGCCAGAACATCAGGGAGGCAGGGTCGATCAAGGGCATAGCCACCTCGGCGTTCTCCAGGATCTGCCTGTCGAACGTGAAGTTCAACGGCGGCACGCCTGTCCGGCCGTGGAAGTGCGAGGCCGTCAGCGGGGCGGCGCTCGACGtgcagccgtcgccgtgcacgGAGCTGACCAGCACGTCCGGGATGAGTTTCTGTACAAATTCGCTGTGA